One Silene latifolia isolate original U9 population chromosome 4, ASM4854445v1, whole genome shotgun sequence DNA segment encodes these proteins:
- the LOC141651527 gene encoding uncharacterized protein LOC141651527 — protein sequence MAAVGKLVWWIAKKKDHLWIQWVDKIYLKKRLWMDYKPTAASSWAWRKICEVKEKLKPAFTSGKWMSDDDEYSISDGYSWLEHTYPVVQWHKSVWNRFNLSKHNFNQWLIQQGRLLTLDRLVQFGITQHTVCFLCDEKPETHQHIFHECIYTEQCYMQLYLWLDLPGRFQGITDPVQMLRQRGCSGLVRLVLSSLVVALQYNIWAARNKCRVEGYVILPSVQIKNIQKESKLRLMALDKGILKQADVNWCRLRGLM from the coding sequence ATGGCAGCAGTTGGGAAATTGGTTTGGTGGATTGCCAAAAAGAAGGATCATCTGTGGATCCAATGGGTTGATAAGATTTATCTAAAAAAAAGGCTATGGATGGATTATAAACCAACTGCAGCTAGTTCCTGGGCATGGCGTAAAATTTGTGAGGTTAAGGAGAAACTCAAGCCAGCTTTTACTAGTGGTAAGTGGATGAGTGATGATGATGAATACTCCATATCTGATGGTTACTCTTGGCTGGAACATACTTATCCTGTGGTACAATGGCATAAGAGTGTCTGGAACAGATTTAATCTGAGTAAGCATAATTTCAATCAATGGCTTATTCAGCAGGGTAGACTGCTCACCCTAGATAGACTTGTGCAATTTGGGATTACTCAGCATACAGTTTGTTTTCTCTGTGATGAAAAGCCTGAAACTCACCAGCATATTTTCCATGAGTGCATTTATACTGAACAATGTTATATGCAGCTGTATCTTTGGCTTGACCTTCCTGGGAGGTTTCAAGGCATTACTGATCCTGTTCAGATGCTCAGGCAGAGGGGCTGCTCTGGTTTAGTGCGTTTGGTGCTTAGTTCTCTGGTGGTGGCTTTGCAGTATAACATTTGGGCTGCAAGAAACAAGTGCAGAGTAGAGGGTTATGTCATTCTCCCTAGTGTGCAGATTAAAAATATTCAGAAGGAAAGCAAGCTACGTTTAATGGCTCTTGATAAAGGGATTCTGAAGCAGGCTGATGTTAATTGGTGCAGGTTACGGGGTCTGATGTAG
- the LOC141653503 gene encoding small heat shock protein, chloroplastic-like, whose product MASSIALRRLAGKDILTGNISRPLRSISIVPLVSRSFNTNAQITRVEDDEDDDDRSHRSVSRPGRDFPGFLSDVFDPFAPTRSVSQLMNIMDQLVDNPILAATRGGGMRRGWDVKEDEEALLLKVDMPGLGKEDVKVSVEENTLIIRGEGEKETEEEESRRRYSSRIDLTPNMYKVDGIKAEMKNGVLKVVVPKVKEDERKDVFQVQID is encoded by the exons ATGGCATCCTCAATCGCTCTCCGACGACTTGCCGGAAAAGATATTCTCACCGGCAACATTTCTCGGCCACTTCGCTCAATTTCTATTGTTCCCTTGGTTTCTCGCTCCTTCAACACTAACGCTCAGATAACTAGAGTTGAggatgatgaagacgacgacGATCGTTCTCATCGTTCTGTTTCTCGCCCTGGTCGCGATTTTCCAGGATTTCTCTCAG ATGTGTTTGATCCATTTGCTCCGACCAGAAGCGTAAGCCAGCTGATGAACATAATGGACCAGCTCGTAGACAATCCAATCCTCGCTGCGACACGTGGAGGAGGAATGCGGCGAGGGTGGGACGTTAAAGAGGACGAGGAGGCGCTGCTGCTGAAGGTTGACATGCCAGGGTTAGGCAAGGAGGACGTGAAGGTGTCGGTGGAAGAGAACACTCTGATTATCAGAGGAGAAGGCGAGAAAGAGACGGAGGAAGAGGAGAGTCGTAGGAGGTACTCGTCTCGAATTGACCTGACACCGAATATGTATAAGGTTGATGGGATTAAGGCTGAGATGAAGAATGGTGTGCTTAAGGTGGTTGTTCCTAAGGTTAAAGAAGATGAAAGGAAGGATGTTTTCCAAGTTCAGATTGACTAA